A stretch of the Flavobacterium aquiphilum genome encodes the following:
- a CDS encoding DUF808 domain-containing protein — protein sequence MTSGFFALLDDIAAIMDDVAAMSKIATKKTAGILGDDLAVNAEKASGFVSSRELPVLWAIGKGSFINKLIILPIAFLLSAFFPLAIKIILVLGGLFLAYEGAEKIYEYFFPHHHPKPENIPETISESQILELEKEKIKSAIFTDFILSVEIVIIAMSTVIGKPIQNQIVVVSIVAVIATIGVYGIVALIVRMDELGISLIKLSKNKPGITRTIGNILVQALPKVIKSLAVLGTIALLMVAGGIFVHNNAFLHHLFPILPSFIKEFSIGLIIGFIVLGIITLFKKITGKK from the coding sequence ATGACATCAGGTTTTTTCGCACTATTGGATGATATCGCGGCCATTATGGACGATGTGGCTGCAATGAGTAAAATCGCAACAAAAAAAACAGCCGGAATATTAGGAGACGATTTGGCGGTTAATGCCGAAAAAGCATCCGGATTTGTATCTTCCAGAGAACTTCCCGTTTTATGGGCAATCGGAAAAGGTTCATTTATCAATAAACTGATTATATTACCTATCGCCTTTCTGCTGAGTGCTTTTTTCCCTTTGGCAATCAAAATAATATTGGTGCTTGGGGGACTTTTTCTAGCCTATGAAGGTGCCGAAAAAATATACGAATACTTTTTTCCTCACCATCACCCAAAACCCGAAAACATTCCTGAAACTATATCTGAATCTCAAATTTTGGAACTTGAAAAAGAAAAAATAAAATCGGCCATATTCACTGATTTTATTCTCTCCGTCGAAATTGTAATCATAGCGATGAGCACGGTAATAGGAAAACCCATTCAAAACCAAATCGTCGTTGTTTCGATAGTTGCAGTTATTGCGACAATAGGAGTCTATGGCATTGTGGCTCTAATCGTGAGAATGGACGAACTCGGTATTTCACTTATCAAATTGAGTAAAAACAAACCTGGAATAACAAGAACAATTGGAAACATTCTTGTCCAAGCGCTACCCAAAGTGATTAAAAGTTTGGCGGTTCTTGGCACAATCGCTCTGCTTATGGTAGCAGGAGGTATATTTGTACATAACAATGCGTTTTTACATCATTTATTCCCCATATTGCCCTCATTTATAAAAGAATTCAGCATTGGGCTTATAATTGGTTTCATCGTTTTAGGAATTATTACCCTATTCAAAAAAATAACAGGCAAAAAATAA
- a CDS encoding GMP reductase, giving the protein MRIETELKLGFKDVMIRPKRSTLKSRSQVSLEREYKFLHSSSIWSGVPIMGANMDTVGTFEMALELAKEKLFTAIHKHYSLEEWDKFMKKAPGNIQEYIAVSSGTGKDDFKKIGEIFGQYPQLKFICIDVANGYSEHFVSFVKKARNQYPDKVIIAGNVVTGEMVEELLLAGADIIKVGIGPGSVCTTRVKTGVGYPQLSAIIECADAAHGLGGHIISDGGCVTPGDVAKAFGAGADFVMLGGMLAGHNESGGEMVEINGEKYKKFYGMSSETAMNKHVGGVAEYRASEGKTVQVPYKGAVIDTLKDILGGLRSTCTYVGASKLKELTKRTTFIRVLEQENVIFNK; this is encoded by the coding sequence ATGAGAATAGAAACCGAACTTAAATTAGGATTTAAAGATGTAATGATTAGACCCAAACGCTCCACTTTAAAGAGCCGATCGCAAGTTTCATTGGAAAGGGAATATAAATTTTTACACAGTTCTTCCATTTGGTCAGGAGTTCCTATCATGGGTGCCAATATGGACACAGTGGGGACATTTGAAATGGCATTGGAACTCGCCAAAGAAAAACTTTTTACAGCCATCCACAAACATTATTCTTTGGAAGAATGGGACAAATTCATGAAAAAAGCTCCCGGAAATATTCAGGAATATATTGCAGTAAGTTCTGGTACGGGAAAAGATGATTTCAAAAAGATTGGAGAAATATTTGGACAATACCCTCAATTAAAATTCATTTGCATTGATGTGGCCAATGGCTATTCAGAACACTTTGTAAGTTTTGTCAAAAAAGCACGCAATCAATATCCTGATAAAGTAATTATTGCCGGAAATGTCGTTACTGGCGAAATGGTCGAAGAATTACTGTTGGCTGGTGCCGATATTATAAAAGTGGGAATCGGTCCCGGATCGGTTTGTACAACAAGGGTAAAAACGGGTGTTGGTTATCCCCAACTTTCAGCCATAATTGAATGTGCCGATGCCGCTCACGGTTTGGGAGGTCATATCATAAGTGATGGCGGTTGTGTCACTCCTGGCGATGTTGCCAAAGCCTTTGGTGCCGGAGCCGACTTTGTCATGCTAGGCGGAATGCTTGCAGGCCATAATGAAAGCGGTGGCGAAATGGTTGAAATTAATGGTGAAAAATATAAAAAATTCTACGGAATGAGTTCAGAAACGGCAATGAACAAACATGTTGGCGGTGTCGCCGAATACAGAGCCAGCGAAGGAAAAACGGTTCAGGTTCCTTACAAAGGAGCGGTTATCGACACTTTAAAAGATATTCTCGGCGGCTTGAGAAGCACTTGCACCTATGTAGGCGCTTCCAAATTGAAAGAACTAACCAAAAGAACCACCTTTATTCGGGTACTCGAACAGGAGAATGTTATTTTCAACAAATAA
- a CDS encoding HAD family hydrolase, translating to MKFKGIIFDLDGTLVNSLEDIADAMNSILQNLNYPTHSYETYQYFIGSGLRNLVSKSLPSPHNDDKHIDHCYQLMIEEYSTNCTRKTKPYDGINELLDYLVSNNIKLSVFSNKSDELTKKITNELFPDCFDPIVGLTVEALKKPNPSEAIEISKKLGLKTEEIIFVGDSGIDMQTATNANMHAVGVSWGYRPEDELIAQGAKHVLHHPLDLIQILQPDEIIAHR from the coding sequence ATGAAATTTAAAGGAATTATTTTTGATTTAGACGGAACACTAGTTAATTCACTTGAAGACATTGCAGATGCAATGAACAGTATTCTCCAAAACCTCAACTACCCTACTCACAGTTACGAAACCTATCAATATTTCATTGGGAGCGGTCTCCGAAATTTGGTAAGTAAATCATTGCCTTCACCCCATAATGACGACAAGCATATCGATCATTGCTACCAATTGATGATTGAAGAATATAGCACTAACTGCACCCGTAAAACCAAACCTTACGACGGAATTAACGAATTATTGGATTACTTGGTTTCAAACAATATAAAACTAAGTGTCTTTTCGAATAAATCGGATGAACTTACTAAGAAAATCACCAATGAATTGTTTCCCGATTGTTTTGATCCAATAGTTGGATTGACTGTCGAAGCATTAAAAAAACCAAATCCATCCGAGGCTATTGAAATCAGCAAAAAGCTAGGATTGAAAACCGAAGAAATCATTTTCGTTGGCGATTCCGGTATTGATATGCAAACGGCTACCAATGCCAACATGCATGCAGTGGGTGTGTCATGGGGATACCGCCCGGAAGATGAATTGATTGCACAGGGTGCAAAACATGTGTTGCATCATCCTTTGGATTTAATCCAGATCTTACAACCAGATGAAATTATAGCCCACAGATAA
- a CDS encoding nitroreductase family protein encodes MNILELIQKRYTAKKYNAHKEIPQEKIEALKEILRLSPSSINIQPWKFTFVQNQEVKTKLASVSMHNEEKVNQAKLLVVFSVADDLDAFQEVVDNELPEARRNWYNQIKASKPEADLKTWLSQQVYISLGVALTASVALGLDSTAMEGIESDKYKAILNMSAYKPLFAMAVGYASEDDFNRIETTPKSRRLHENVIETI; translated from the coding sequence ATGAATATTTTAGAATTAATACAAAAAAGATATACTGCGAAAAAATACAACGCGCACAAAGAAATACCACAGGAAAAAATCGAGGCCTTAAAAGAAATTTTGCGTCTCTCCCCTTCTTCCATAAATATCCAGCCTTGGAAATTTACATTTGTGCAAAATCAGGAAGTTAAAACAAAACTGGCTTCGGTTTCTATGCACAATGAAGAAAAAGTAAATCAGGCTAAACTGTTAGTCGTATTTAGTGTTGCCGATGATTTGGATGCTTTTCAAGAAGTGGTGGACAATGAATTACCAGAAGCCAGAAGGAATTGGTACAACCAAATCAAAGCAAGTAAACCGGAAGCCGATTTAAAAACATGGCTATCCCAACAAGTTTATATCTCTCTGGGAGTTGCTTTGACAGCAAGCGTTGCATTGGGCTTGGACTCGACAGCGATGGAAGGGATAGAATCTGATAAATACAAAGCTATCCTAAACATGTCGGCATACAAACCGCTATTTGCAATGGCTGTAGGTTACGCTTCGGAAGATGATTTCAACCGAATTGAAACAACACCAAAATCCAGAAGATTACACGAAAATGTAATTGAAACTATTTAA
- a CDS encoding group I truncated hemoglobin — MENNANEKSLYERLGGTEGITAIATEVIEAHMVNPDIKARFLPLKDDPEHLAEIRKHVIEFFVMGSGGPQQYSGKDMHSAHVGMNISQGEYLCVMDDIMSVLSKKNIDEQSKKDVLAIIYSLKDQMIGV, encoded by the coding sequence ATGGAAAATAATGCAAACGAAAAAAGTCTTTACGAACGTCTGGGTGGTACAGAGGGAATAACTGCCATTGCAACCGAAGTTATAGAAGCCCATATGGTCAACCCTGACATTAAAGCAAGATTTCTTCCTCTAAAAGATGACCCAGAACATTTAGCGGAAATTAGAAAGCATGTGATAGAGTTTTTTGTCATGGGTAGTGGAGGTCCTCAACAGTACTCAGGTAAAGATATGCACTCGGCCCATGTTGGAATGAATATTAGTCAAGGAGAATACTTGTGTGTGATGGACGATATTATGTCTGTTCTTAGCAAAAAGAACATTGACGAGCAATCAAAAAAAGATGTTCTGGCTATCATTTATTCATTAAAAGACCAAATGATTGGGGTATAA